ACAGCGAGAGCTTCAACAGCTACGAGCCAAGGTCAAGCGCCTGGAGACTGAGGCTGAAATCTTAAAAAAGGCTACGGCTCTCTTGATGTCGGATCCCGATCGTTTTTCCTGATCGAGGAACTGAGGGAGTCGAGTTCATATCCGACCAGCCTGCTTTGCAGTGCGCTAGGCGTTTCTCGCAGCGCGTTTTATGACTGGATTAAGCGTCGCTCAGCGCCGAATGCCGAGCGTGACGCGCTTAGAGCAAAAGTCGTGCAATTGCATGTCGAAAGCCGGGAAAGTGCAGGCGCGCGGATGATCTCTCAGCGCCTGAAGGCCCAGCAGATCAAGGTGGGAAGGTATTTAGTTGCAAAGCTCATGGCGGAGGCAAATCTGGCCAGCAAACAGCGCCGCCGCCATCAGTATCGTTCTAGAGGCGTCGAAGCATTTGTGGCCAAGAACCTGCTCGAGCGTAACTTCGAGCCAACCGCAATTAATCAGGTCTGGTGCGGCGACGTTACCAGCCTGATGGTTGGGAAACGCTGGTATCACTTGGCAGCGGTGATTGATCTGTTCGCCCGCCGAATCGTTGGCTGGGCATTTTCTCTGATCAATGACGCCAACCTGGTAAGCAAGGCGCTGAGAATGGCGGTAGAGGTTCGAGGCAAACATGCAGGCTTGATGTTTCATTCGGATCAAGGCTGCCAATACACCAGCCAGCTCTTTCAGTCCGAGCTGCTGGAGCATGGAATAACGCAAAGCATGAGCCGCAGGGGGCAGTGCTGGGACAACGCGCCAACAGAGCGTTTCTTCGGGACGCTCAAATCAGAGTGGGTGCCCACCAAAGGCTATACGACAGTTGAAGAAGCCAAGCAGGATATGACCCGCTTCTTCATGCGATACAACCGAATCAGGCTCCACAGCTACAACAACTACCTGTCGCCAATAGCCATGGAGCAGGAGGCGGCTTAATCACCGTAATCGGTGTCCGGAAAAACTTGACCAGAACAAGCCCCCTCCCACAATGGACTGAGTTCGTCCTTAGTTGCTGATCGCCAGAATGCTCGCCTGGTACGAGCCGACGAACACATCGAAATCGCCCACTTCGTTCTGCTCAAGCTCAGCCTGTTGAGCCAGCGACGTACGCGCCAGTTCTTCAAAGCGCGCCTGTTCCTCGGCGGGAAGCGGCTCCTTGCGGAAGTACTCGGCGTGCAGCTCGCTCTGGTGCAGCGAGAACTGCGCAAAGCTTTCCTTGCGCTCGGCCATTGCTGCCAGCACCTGAGCCGACGGCGTCAGAGACGGGTCGTTGATCTTGGCCAGTTGAGCGTCCAGTGCCTGGCTATGTTCAGTGATGCCATGGCTCTCGTCGAGCAGGGCGGCCAGCGGGGCGATTTGCTCCAAAAGCTCGGTGGCCCACTCTTTCATATCCACCGCTTGACCCTCGCGCTGCAATTGCAGGCCCGGCCGGCGGCCTTCCTTGACCACGCTGAGGAAGTTTGAGGTGGCATTCCCGCATTCATTACTGGCGAACAGTGGGCTGTCATTCAGTGCGCAATACAACAGGAACGCGTCAAGAAAGCGCGACTCGGGAAGGTCGATGCCCATCGGCAGAAACGGGTTGATGTCCAGGCAGCGCACTTCGATGTACTGGATACCACGGGCCATCAGCGCCTGGATCGGCCGCTCGCCGGTATAGGTCACGCGCTTGGGGCGGATGTTGGAGTAGTACTCGTTTTCGATCTGCAGAATGTTGGTGTTGAGCTGCACCCACTCGCCATCCTTGTGCGTGCCGACTTCGACATACGGCGCGTAGGGCGTTGCCACCGCTTCGCGCAGGCTGTCGGTGTAGCTGGCCAGGTCGTTGTAACACGGCGTGAGGCCGGCCTGAGCGTTGCTCTGGTAACCCAGGTCGCTCATGCGCAGGCTGGTGGCGTACGGCAAGTACAGTGTTTCGGCGTCGAGCACTTCCAGCTGGTGCGAGCGACCGCGCAGGAAACCCGCATCCAGGGCCGGCGAGGCGCCAAAGAGGTACATCAACAGCCAGCTGTAGCGACGGAAGTTACGAATCAGCGCGATGTAGGCGGTGGATTGGTAGTCGCGGTCGGTGCCGACAAACCCTTCGGCTTCCTTGAGCAACGGCCACAGCTGTTCGGGCAGCGAAAAGTTGTAGTGGATGCCGGCGATGCATTGCATGGTCTTGCCGTAGCGCAGGGCCAGGCCCTTGCGATACACGTACTTGAGCTGGCCGATATTGGACGTGCCGTAGTAGGCAATCGGAATGTCTTCCTCAGCCGGCAACGGACACGGCATCGAGGGGCTCCACAGGTATTCGCTGCCCAGCTTGCTGTAGGCAAAGCGATGGATCTTGTCCAGGCTGCTCAGGGTATCGGCCGGGTTGGGCAGCGCGGGGGTGATGAACTCCAGCAGCGATTCCGAGTAGTCGGTGGTGATCTGCTCGTGGGTCAACGCGGCGCCCAGGGCTTCCGGATGCGGCGTCTGGGCCAGGCGACCCTCGCTGGTGACGCGCAGGCATTCACGCTCGATGCCATGCAGGCAGTGCTCTAGCAGGGAGAGGTGTTCGCGCTTGCCGAGCAGGGCCAGGCGGCGGTTGAGAAGTTCGCTCAAGTTGGATTCCTTCACGCGTCAGTCGCCCCAATATGGGGGTGGGCAAGACGGTCTACAAGGGTGAAGTTGAAACTGGCGTGATCGCCTGGTTCTGAGTCGATTTGACCCGCTCTGAATATGCCGACTTCACTCCATGAATTGGGCTACAGCGCAGCGAGAAAATTCCGACGCTGTTGTCGCAGCGCCGAAATTAACTCAAATCAGGGGTAGGGAGCTATAGGACAGCGAACGTGCCCTGTGCTTTTGCGACAAGTCTTTCGCCCTGGTACACGTCGGCTTCGACCACCAATGTGCGCCTGCCGGCGTGGATCACCCGGCTGGTGCACAGCACATCTCCGTCTTCAACGGCGCGGATATAGTTGATCTTGCACTCGATGGTCGCGCTCTGCTGGTCGAACCCATGGGAGCTGGAGCAGGCCAGCCCCATGGTGATATCCACCAGGCTGAAGATCGCGCCGCCATGCAGCTTGCCGCCGCGATTGCGCAACTGCGGCGCCAGGCTCAGGGCCACCTCGGCAACGCCCTCATCCAGGCGTTGCAGGCGGCAGCCGATCAGTTCGCTGAATGCGCTCTGGGTCAAACCGGCCGGAATATCCATCAGCGCTTCTTCAACTGCTTGGCTTTGGCGAACAGCGAAGCCATGGCATTGTTGCTCGGTGCGGCTGTCGCGGTTTCCTTGCGCGGCGCGGTGTTCTGCGATGAGCGCGGTGCCGAGCCAGGGCGGGCGCCACGGGCTCCGTCGATTTTCTCGCCGGGGGTGTCGCTCATGCGCATCGACAGGCCAACGCGTTTGCGCGGGATGTCGACTTCCATCACCTTGACCTTGACCACGTCACCGGCCTTTACCGCTTCGCGAGGATCCTTGATGAACTTCTCCGAAAGCGCGGAGATATGCACCAAGCCGTCCTGATGCACGCCGATATCGACGAACGCGCCGAAGTTGGTCACGTTGGTCACCACGCCTTCGAGGATCATGCCCGGTTGCAGGTCCTTGAGGTCTTCGACACCGTCCTGGAACTCGGCGGTCTTGAACTCGGGGCGTGGGTCGCGGCCGGGCTTTTCCAGTTCTTGCAGAATGTCGGTGATGGTCGGCACGCCGAAGGTTTCGTCGGTGTACTTCTTCGGGTCCAGGCGCTTGAGGAACGCGGCGTCGCCGATCAGCGAGCGGATGTCGCGATCGGTTTCGGCGGCAATGCGCTGTACCAGCGGATAGGCTTCCGGGTGAACCGCAGAGGCATCCAGCGGGTTATCACCGTTCATTACGCGTAGGAAACCGGCGGCTTGCTCGAAGGTTTTCTCACCCAGGCGCGCGACTTTTTTCAGCGCGGCGCGGGTTTTGAACGCGCCGTTCTCGTCGCGGTGGGTGACGATATTCTGCGCGAGGGTAGCGTTGAGGCCGGAGATGCGTGCAAGCAGCGCCACGGACGCGGTATTTACGTCCACACCCACGGCGTTCACGCAGTCTTCCACGACCGCATCCAGGCCCCGCGCCAGCTTGAGCTGCGACACGTCATGCTGGTATTGGCCGACGCCGATGGATTTGGGGTCGATTTTCACCAGTTCGGCCAGCGGGTCCTGCAGGCGACGGGCAATCGACACGGCGCCGCGGATCGACACATCGAGGTCCGGGAATTCCTTGGACGCCAGTTCCGAGGCCGAGTACACCGAAGCCCCCGCCTCGGAGACCATCACCTTGGTCATCTTCATGGCTGGGTACTTTTTGATCAGCTCGGCGGCCAGCTTGTCGGTTTCGCGGCTGGCGGTGCCGTTGCCGATGGCGATCAGGTCCACGGCGTGCTTGGCGCACAGGGCGGCCAGGATCGCGAGGGTCTGGTCCCACTTGTTATGCGGTACGTGCGGGTAGACGGTGGCGTGGTCCAGCAGCTTGCCGGTGGCGTCGACCACCGCGACCTTGCAACCGGTGCGCAGGCCCGGGTCCAGGCCCAGGGTCGCCCGTGGGCCGGCCGGTGCAGCCAGCAACAGGTCATGCAGGTTGTGGGCGAACACGTTGATCGCTTCGGTTTCGGCGCCATCACGCAGCTCGCCGAGCAGGTCGGTTTCCAGGTGGGTGTAGAGCTTGACCTTCCAGGTCCAGCGCACGACTTCACCGAGCCACTTGTCCGCAGGACGATTCTGATTCTGGATGCCGAATTGTTGACCGATCATGCCCTCGCACGGGTGCATGGTGCCTGGCAGCTCGTCACCGACTTTCAGCGCGGAGCTGAGAATGCCCTCGTTGCGGCCGCGGAAAATCGCCAGGGCGCGGTGGGATGGCATGCTTTTGAGCGGTTCGTCGTGTTCGAAGTAATCGCGGAACTTGGCGCCTTCTTCCTCTTTGCCGGCGATCACGCGGGCGCTGAGGATGGCTTCCTGTTTCAAGTAGGTACGCAGCTTTTCGAGCAGGCTGGCGTTTTCCGCGAAGCGCTCCATCAGGATGTACTTGGCGCCTTCAAGGGCGGCCTTGATATCGGCGACGCCTTTTTCTGCGTCGACAAAACGCGCGGCTTCGGTTTCCGGGTTCAGCGACGGGTCATTGAACAGGCCGTCGGCCAAGTCGCCCAGGCCAGCTTCCAGGGCGATCTGGCCCTTTGTACGACGTTTCTGTTTATACGGCAGATAAAGGTCTTCGAGGCGGGTCTTGGTGTCGGCGAGCTTGATGTCGCGTTCCAATTGCGGGGTCAACTTGCCCTGTTCTTCGATGCTGGCAAGGATGCTGATACGCCGCTCGTCGAGTTCTCGCAGGTAGCGCAGGCGTTCTTCCAGGTGTCGCAGCTGGATATCGTCAAGGCTGCCTGTTACTTCTTTTCGGTAACGGGCGATGAAAGGCACCGTGGAGCCTTCATCCAGTAGCGCGACGGCCGCTTCGACCTGTTGTGGGCGTACACCGAGTTCCTCGGCGATGCGGCTGTTGATGCTGTCCATAAAACCACCTGAAATTCTGAAAAGCAGCTCGCACGCCCGGAAAACAAGGCCTTGCGAGGCTGGTTGAGCGGCCCGACTGGCGCCGCTGCCTGGGTCAAGAGGCAGCCTATTGACCCTCGAAATCGAAAAAACACGATAAGCCGGTAAAAAAAAGCCCGGCAGTAAACAGTAACGATCTGACGTTGCCCTGCACGAAGGCGCCGCATTATAACCAGCGTTCTGCCCTTGGGGGCTACTGCGCCAGAGGTTGTTGGGCGGGGCTTGGCTGGCGGTAGACGAAAAATCTGCTAACAATGCACACGGTGCGTATAACGGCAGCTAGGCCATAATGCGCGCCGAGATAAGAGGAGCATCTAATGAGCAGCACTGCACAAACTGCTGAAGGCGAAAAAATTCTCATCGTTGATGACGATCCGGGGCTGAGCAGCCTGCTGGAGCGCTTCTTCAACTCCAAAGGCTATCGGGCGCGCGCGGTGCCGAACACCGAGCAGATGGACCGCCTGCTGGGCCGTGAAGTGTTCAATCTGGTCGTGCTTGACCTGATGCTGCCCGGCGAAGACGGCCTGACCGCCTGCAAGCGTCTGCGCGGCGCGAACAACCAGATCCCGATCATCATGCTCACCGCCAAGGGCGATGAGCTGAGTCGCATCAAGGGCCTCGAACTGGGCGCTGATGACTACCTGGCCAAGCCGTTCAACCCTGACGAATTGATGGCGCGGGTCAAGGCCGTACTGCGTCGCCAGGCACCTTCGGTACCGGGCGCGCCGGGCAGCGAAGACGAAAGCGTGACCTTTGGCGACTACGAGTTGTCCCTGGCAACCCGCGAGCTCAAGCGTGGCGACGAAGTGCACATGCTCACCACCGGCGAATTCGCAGTGCTCAAGGCCCTGGTGATGAATGCTCGCCAGCCGCTGACCCGCGACAAGCTGATGAACCTGGCCCGTGGCCGAGAATGGGACGCCCTGGAGCGCTCCATCGACGTGCAGATCTCCCGATTGCGCCGGATGATCGAGCCGGACCCGTCCAAGCCGCGGTATATCCAGACGGTGTGGGGTGTGGGTTATGTGTTTGTGCCGGATGGCACCGCAACCAAGTGACCGATGATTTGCAGGGGCGGGCATCCGGCGTTTGATTCCATGGGGATCGACGGGGTGTCCGGCGTCTGCAATTCTGCGAGCGCCGCTCGTTCCTGCAAGGTGTCTAGCTGTCTCCTATGAAAACCCCGCTGTGGTTCCCGCAAAGTTTCTTCTCCCGCACCCTTTGGCTGGTGCTGATCGTCGTTCTGTTTTCGAAAGCCCTCACGCTGGTTTATCTGTTGATGAACGAGGACGTGCTGGTGGATCGGCAGTACAGCCATGGTGTCGCCTTGACGTTGCGTGCCTACTGGGCCGTAGATCCCGAGAACCGTGAAAAGGTAGCCAAGGCCTCAACGCTGATCCGGGTTGATGGTGCCG
Above is a genomic segment from Pseudomonas sp. R5-89-07 containing:
- a CDS encoding IS3 family transposase, whose protein sequence is MRESSSYPTSLLCSALGVSRSAFYDWIKRRSAPNAERDALRAKVVQLHVESRESAGARMISQRLKAQQIKVGRYLVAKLMAEANLASKQRRRHQYRSRGVEAFVAKNLLERNFEPTAINQVWCGDVTSLMVGKRWYHLAAVIDLFARRIVGWAFSLINDANLVSKALRMAVEVRGKHAGLMFHSDQGCQYTSQLFQSELLEHGITQSMSRRGQCWDNAPTERFFGTLKSEWVPTKGYTTVEEAKQDMTRFFMRYNRIRLHSYNNYLSPIAMEQEAA
- the gshA gene encoding glutamate--cysteine ligase → MSELLNRRLALLGKREHLSLLEHCLHGIERECLRVTSEGRLAQTPHPEALGAALTHEQITTDYSESLLEFITPALPNPADTLSSLDKIHRFAYSKLGSEYLWSPSMPCPLPAEEDIPIAYYGTSNIGQLKYVYRKGLALRYGKTMQCIAGIHYNFSLPEQLWPLLKEAEGFVGTDRDYQSTAYIALIRNFRRYSWLLMYLFGASPALDAGFLRGRSHQLEVLDAETLYLPYATSLRMSDLGYQSNAQAGLTPCYNDLASYTDSLREAVATPYAPYVEVGTHKDGEWVQLNTNILQIENEYYSNIRPKRVTYTGERPIQALMARGIQYIEVRCLDINPFLPMGIDLPESRFLDAFLLYCALNDSPLFASNECGNATSNFLSVVKEGRRPGLQLQREGQAVDMKEWATELLEQIAPLAALLDESHGITEHSQALDAQLAKINDPSLTPSAQVLAAMAERKESFAQFSLHQSELHAEYFRKEPLPAEEQARFEELARTSLAQQAELEQNEVGDFDVFVGSYQASILAISN
- a CDS encoding PaaI family thioesterase — encoded protein: MDIPAGLTQSAFSELIGCRLQRLDEGVAEVALSLAPQLRNRGGKLHGGAIFSLVDITMGLACSSSHGFDQQSATIECKINYIRAVEDGDVLCTSRVIHAGRRTLVVEADVYQGERLVAKAQGTFAVL
- a CDS encoding Tex family protein — translated: MDSINSRIAEELGVRPQQVEAAVALLDEGSTVPFIARYRKEVTGSLDDIQLRHLEERLRYLRELDERRISILASIEEQGKLTPQLERDIKLADTKTRLEDLYLPYKQKRRTKGQIALEAGLGDLADGLFNDPSLNPETEAARFVDAEKGVADIKAALEGAKYILMERFAENASLLEKLRTYLKQEAILSARVIAGKEEEGAKFRDYFEHDEPLKSMPSHRALAIFRGRNEGILSSALKVGDELPGTMHPCEGMIGQQFGIQNQNRPADKWLGEVVRWTWKVKLYTHLETDLLGELRDGAETEAINVFAHNLHDLLLAAPAGPRATLGLDPGLRTGCKVAVVDATGKLLDHATVYPHVPHNKWDQTLAILAALCAKHAVDLIAIGNGTASRETDKLAAELIKKYPAMKMTKVMVSEAGASVYSASELASKEFPDLDVSIRGAVSIARRLQDPLAELVKIDPKSIGVGQYQHDVSQLKLARGLDAVVEDCVNAVGVDVNTASVALLARISGLNATLAQNIVTHRDENGAFKTRAALKKVARLGEKTFEQAAGFLRVMNGDNPLDASAVHPEAYPLVQRIAAETDRDIRSLIGDAAFLKRLDPKKYTDETFGVPTITDILQELEKPGRDPRPEFKTAEFQDGVEDLKDLQPGMILEGVVTNVTNFGAFVDIGVHQDGLVHISALSEKFIKDPREAVKAGDVVKVKVMEVDIPRKRVGLSMRMSDTPGEKIDGARGARPGSAPRSSQNTAPRKETATAAPSNNAMASLFAKAKQLKKR
- the ompR gene encoding two-component system response regulator OmpR: MSSTAQTAEGEKILIVDDDPGLSSLLERFFNSKGYRARAVPNTEQMDRLLGREVFNLVVLDLMLPGEDGLTACKRLRGANNQIPIIMLTAKGDELSRIKGLELGADDYLAKPFNPDELMARVKAVLRRQAPSVPGAPGSEDESVTFGDYELSLATRELKRGDEVHMLTTGEFAVLKALVMNARQPLTRDKLMNLARGREWDALERSIDVQISRLRRMIEPDPSKPRYIQTVWGVGYVFVPDGTATK